A genome region from Maylandia zebra isolate NMK-2024a linkage group LG6, Mzebra_GT3a, whole genome shotgun sequence includes the following:
- the syce2 gene encoding synaptonemal complex central element protein 2 isoform X2 codes for MIYTFCGFNTIMFNSDLALQSQKTQMDFGFEDLPSNFQYTPKKGCEVSRMTEDTDCDSSRGESSSVSVTEIQEHHSSSRTDDISRKAQELVEKINQSRISNQKMIDSFQETLVEKVTDLCMQMKEHMYRVFEENSDRMQVNLQELQEVLDSCTKFSHELLEANRALACLREGDMP; via the exons ATGATATATACATTCTGTGGTTTTAACACAATAATGTTCAA CTCAGATTTAGCTTTGCAGAGTCAAAAGACCCAAATGGATTTTGGTTTTGAGGACCTACCATCAAATTTTCAGTACACTCCCAAGAAAGGGTGTGAAGTCTCACGGATG ACAGAAGACACAGACTGTGATTCATCAaggggggaatcttcaagtgtgaGCGTGACTGAGATTCAAGAGCACCATAGCAG CTCAAGGACAGATGATATCAGCAGAAAGGCACAGGAATTGGTGGAAAAGATTAACCAAAGCCGCATCAGTAACCAGAAAATGATAGACAGCTTTCAGGAGACGTTGGTAGAAAAG GTGACAGATTTGTGCATGCAGATGAAGGAGCACATGTACAGGGTCTTTGAAGAGAACAGTGACAGGATGCAGGTGAATCTGCAGGAGCTGCAGGAGGTGCTGGACAGCTGCACAAAGTTCAGTCATGAGCTGCTGGAAGCCAACAGAGCCCTGGCATGTCTCCGTGAAGGAGACATGCCATGA
- the syce2 gene encoding synaptonemal complex central element protein 2 isoform X4 — protein MVQNSDLALQSQKTQMDFGFEDLPSNFQYTPKKGCEVSRMTEDTDCDSSRGESSSVSVTEIQEHHSSSRTDDISRKAQELVEKINQSRISNQKMIDSFQETLVEKVTDLCMQMKEHMYRVFEENSDRMQVNLQELQEVLDSCTKFSHELLEANRALACLREGDMP, from the exons CTCAGATTTAGCTTTGCAGAGTCAAAAGACCCAAATGGATTTTGGTTTTGAGGACCTACCATCAAATTTTCAGTACACTCCCAAGAAAGGGTGTGAAGTCTCACGGATG ACAGAAGACACAGACTGTGATTCATCAaggggggaatcttcaagtgtgaGCGTGACTGAGATTCAAGAGCACCATAGCAG CTCAAGGACAGATGATATCAGCAGAAAGGCACAGGAATTGGTGGAAAAGATTAACCAAAGCCGCATCAGTAACCAGAAAATGATAGACAGCTTTCAGGAGACGTTGGTAGAAAAG GTGACAGATTTGTGCATGCAGATGAAGGAGCACATGTACAGGGTCTTTGAAGAGAACAGTGACAGGATGCAGGTGAATCTGCAGGAGCTGCAGGAGGTGCTGGACAGCTGCACAAAGTTCAGTCATGAGCTGCTGGAAGCCAACAGAGCCCTGGCATGTCTCCGTGAAGGAGACATGCCATGA
- the syce2 gene encoding synaptonemal complex central element protein 2 isoform X3, which yields MTLALILNSSDLALQSQKTQMDFGFEDLPSNFQYTPKKGCEVSRMTEDTDCDSSRGESSSVSVTEIQEHHSSSRTDDISRKAQELVEKINQSRISNQKMIDSFQETLVEKVTDLCMQMKEHMYRVFEENSDRMQVNLQELQEVLDSCTKFSHELLEANRALACLREGDMP from the exons ATGACTCTAGCTTTAATCCTAAATAG CTCAGATTTAGCTTTGCAGAGTCAAAAGACCCAAATGGATTTTGGTTTTGAGGACCTACCATCAAATTTTCAGTACACTCCCAAGAAAGGGTGTGAAGTCTCACGGATG ACAGAAGACACAGACTGTGATTCATCAaggggggaatcttcaagtgtgaGCGTGACTGAGATTCAAGAGCACCATAGCAG CTCAAGGACAGATGATATCAGCAGAAAGGCACAGGAATTGGTGGAAAAGATTAACCAAAGCCGCATCAGTAACCAGAAAATGATAGACAGCTTTCAGGAGACGTTGGTAGAAAAG GTGACAGATTTGTGCATGCAGATGAAGGAGCACATGTACAGGGTCTTTGAAGAGAACAGTGACAGGATGCAGGTGAATCTGCAGGAGCTGCAGGAGGTGCTGGACAGCTGCACAAAGTTCAGTCATGAGCTGCTGGAAGCCAACAGAGCCCTGGCATGTCTCCGTGAAGGAGACATGCCATGA
- the syce2 gene encoding synaptonemal complex central element protein 2 isoform X5 translates to MDFGFEDLPSNFQYTPKKGCEVSRMTEDTDCDSSRGESSSVSVTEIQEHHSSSRTDDISRKAQELVEKINQSRISNQKMIDSFQETLVEKVTDLCMQMKEHMYRVFEENSDRMQVNLQELQEVLDSCTKFSHELLEANRALACLREGDMP, encoded by the exons ATGGATTTTGGTTTTGAGGACCTACCATCAAATTTTCAGTACACTCCCAAGAAAGGGTGTGAAGTCTCACGGATG ACAGAAGACACAGACTGTGATTCATCAaggggggaatcttcaagtgtgaGCGTGACTGAGATTCAAGAGCACCATAGCAG CTCAAGGACAGATGATATCAGCAGAAAGGCACAGGAATTGGTGGAAAAGATTAACCAAAGCCGCATCAGTAACCAGAAAATGATAGACAGCTTTCAGGAGACGTTGGTAGAAAAG GTGACAGATTTGTGCATGCAGATGAAGGAGCACATGTACAGGGTCTTTGAAGAGAACAGTGACAGGATGCAGGTGAATCTGCAGGAGCTGCAGGAGGTGCTGGACAGCTGCACAAAGTTCAGTCATGAGCTGCTGGAAGCCAACAGAGCCCTGGCATGTCTCCGTGAAGGAGACATGCCATGA